The nucleotide sequence CACTGGGATTTAAAGTCATTAATGGATTAACCGGTTCTTGATCAAAAAAATCGGTTCCACTACCACTTATATTTGCTTGACCCGTACCAGAAGATGTAGAAATTGGCACCCCATCTATAACATATAAAGGTTCATTTGACCCGGTTAAAGAAGTTCCTCCACGAATCAAGACAGTATTTGACCCTCCGGGCTTACCACTATTTTGAGCAATATTAACACCAGGCATTTTACCTTGAAGAAGTTGTTGCGGACTTTGTTGTACACCTTTATTAAAGTTCTTAGCAGAAACCGAAGTTACAGCACCTGTAATATCTTTTTCATTTTGTGTACCATACCCAACTACAACGATTTCGTCTAAAGCTGCAGCATTTTCTGTAAGCGTAACATTAAGCGTATTTTCGCTATTTACTGTTTTTGAAACCGTGTTCATCCCAATAAAGGAAAACGTCAAAACATCTCCTGGTTTCGCTTCAATAGAATATTTCCCATCAAAATCTGTCGTGGTACCAATTGAAGTACCCTTAATAAGCACATTTACTCCTAGTAAAGGTGTACCATTCGTATCTTGAACCAAACCTTCTACAATATTTTGATCTTCAATCAATTTAGTACCTAAATCTGCCTTTTCTTTGAATAAGATATTATTGTTATCAGTAATGGCATAAGTTAGCCCACTTGATGCCAAACCAAGACTAAGCATTTCTGTTACTTTAATATCTCCTTGATAAACTTGAACTTTTGGTTTATTTTTAAACAATTGTTTAGGATAAATAAACCTGTAATCGGTCTGGCTTTTAATAATATCGAAGATTTGATCCACACTCAGCTTTTGATCTTTATCGATGTGTACTTTTTGCTGAGAAAATGTTTCATTCGGGCTAAAGGCCAGAATTGTAGAACAAAAGAAAATTAAAAAGGTTTTCATAATTAAAATTGTACACCGCTTAATTAGATAAGCTTTGTTTTTTATAGTTTTGTTTTTCATACAAAATAGATTAGTTAAACACCATGTTTGATTAATTTAGGTGAGGGGCGAAGTTCGATACCGCAAAATGTCAAAACTTCGTTCCCTCTTTTTTTAATTTATTATAATTAATTTTTGTTTGATTTGATATGAATTGATAATGCCTGAACTTTTTATACTTTCCAGTATTTCCTCAATTTCCTGGTCTTTACTTAAAACTCCTACAAATTCCTCTTCTCCAAGTTGGTGATTCTTCAAATCAAATTTTACATCGTACCATCTGGCCAATACCTGGATAATATCTTTTAGCTTTTTATCTTCAAAACTGAAAACACCATCTTTCCAGGAGATTTCGTTATATACATTTACTTGCTGCTTTTTAAATTCTCCTTTTCCTCTACTGTATATCATCTGATCATTCGGCTTTAAAGCATATTTTTTATCGCGTGATTTTAAGAGAATATTTCCTTCTACTAAGGTGGTGTAGGTTTTAGTTTCTTCTTTATAACTTTTTACATTGAATTGTGTCCCCAGTACCTGAATAACTCGTCCTTCATTATGTACTTCAAATAAACTTCCATGATGTAAATCACTAGGGGAAACTTCAAAATAAGCCTCGCCATACAGTAGATATACACTACGCGATTTACCTTCAATAAAAGACTCTGGATACTTCAGTTTAGAATCAGAATTCAGCCAGACTTTTGTGCCATCAGATAGTTTTAATTCAAATTGTGCTCCACGAGGTACGGTTAGATAATTATATGCGATTTTTTTAGCGTCTTGATTGTCATTATAAATAAGCTGCTTACCATCACTCTTAATTCCTTTGATTTGATAGGCATCGCCTTTTTTCAATATAACCTCTGCACCATCCTCCAAAGTTAGAATAGCACCAGGAGTCCCAGTAGGGGTCTCTACTATGTTTGGTGTTACATTCTTTTCATCAAAATTATTCTTTTCGAATTTTAAATAGAAAACACCGGCAACTGCAATAATTGCAATTGCTGCCAAAGTGTATAAAGAATGCTTCCTTCTTTTCTTTCTTTTTTTTGCATTCTGATCACTCTTTATATGTTCTCTCAATAATTGATGAACTTTATCATCATTAAAATGTTTTAAGCTATTATCAATTGCAAAATTTAATCTTAATAATTCTCGAAACAACTTGGTATTATCTGAAGATCTTAGCCATAGCTCAAGTTTATCCAACTCTTGAGCTGTGGCTTCTTTACAAAAAAATTTTACGATTATAGATTCTATTTCAGCGTTCATAGATTAAAATCTTATTATTAATACGGCTGAAATTTTGCAAACCCTACCTTTTTAAAACAAATATTTTATAAATTAGATAATTATAATAGCTTTTTTTAATCAATACGTCATGACGAAAACCTTTTCAGATAATGTATGTTTAATTAATTCCTTAAAAAAGGGTAATGAAGATGCCTATAAATATCTTATTAATATCTATCATCATAAATTATACGTTTATGCATGTCATTTAATTGCAGATAAAGATCTTGCTGAAGATATTGTCCAAAATGTATTTATAAAGATCTGGAAGAATAAAGAAAATCTTAAACCTACACTTTCAATCAAAAATCTGTTATATAAATCTGTATATAATGAATTTTTAGATCAGTATAGAAAAAACAAAAAAACGATATATTTAGAAAAGAAATATATTGATACCCTTTCCAGCATTGTTGAAGAAGAGTCTGAACACTCGCTTGATCAACTTATAGCTATTGTAAGAAATGAAATAGAAAAATTACCGCCTAAATGCAAGCAAACTTTTTTGCTCAGTAAAAAAGAAGGGCTCACCAATACAGAAATTGCTGATTATTTAAACATCTCCATAAAATCTGTCGAAAAGCATATTACAAAGGCTTTTAGCACCTTAAGATTAAAAGTCGGAGACGCAAATTCCCATATTTTCCTGTTTCTCCACAAGTTGATTTAGCTTGATTGGAATCTATTCTTTTTTCAATTAAAAAAATAAACGCCTAAAAAGTAAGCTTTTAACCTACACTGAATTCAGCATATTTTAAGAAAATTCAATTTTAATCAGGTAAATTTAAATAGTAATGTATACTTCGCCCTCCACCTATTGGCCTTAAAATTTCTTTAGAAACCATATCCTGTAAATCTCTTGTGGCCGTTGCTTTTGAAGTTTTGGTTACTGAAATATATTTCTTTGCTGTCATTCCTCCTTCAAAACTGTCTATGCCTCTATCGAACATTTTCAAAATTACTTTAAATTGGCGATCATTCAAATTCTCTCGATGTTGATCCAGAAATTTAGCTTTCATTAAAATGAACCTAATAATCGCTTTTGCGCTCTTCTGCGCGCTTAAGATAGTCTCACAGAAATAAACAATCCAATCCGTGATATCCATGGAACGTTGTGCAGTCTTTAAGGCTTCGTAATAATCCCTTTTGTTTTGTTCGATGGCAGTAGAAATACTTAAAACCAATACCCTACCTAAAGATTCAGACAGACATTTATCGACTATTGCTCTACCTATACGTCCATTCCCATCTTCAAATGGATGTATCGTTTCAAAATACAAATGAGCTATAGCAGTTTTAATTAATGACTCCCGAATATTATTATTTTCAATATTAAATTCCTCATACCATTGGATAAACTGTTTCATCTCAACTGGAACACAATGAGACGGAGGAGCTTCGTAGTGAACTTCCTCTTTCCCATATCTCCCTGATACAATAAGCATGGGTTCCTCTCCAGATCGATAATTACCTTCCTGAATATACCTGGATCGGTTAAATAACATTGTATGCCATCCTTCAATCATTTGTTCACTTAAAGTTGCAGAAAAATTTTCCCTCACCTCTACCATTAACTCAGCAATACCTCTGGCATTAATATCCCTAATATTAGTGCCATCACCTATACCCAATCGATTTTTGATGGAAGACATGACATCCTGCCGACTATAATACTCCCCTTCAATCGCTGAAGTTTTAATAGCCTCATCAAGCATAATATGAATTATGGCATCTTGCCTAAAATCAGCAGGCAAACTATCTATAATCCCTTTAACCTCTCCCGTCTCTGAGGCGAATTCAATGACAATATCATCGATCGCTTTCGAATTATACTCAAAATAAGGCCAGTTTTCAAATTGCCAGTTATACATATGAGCCAAATAAACATATTATTCACATCAAATATATAAATTTTTTGAGCCGAATAAAGGAAGTTAATCGGCTCATTTTGTTTATTGTTCAGATTAATTAGAATATTTACCTAAGTTATTTTAGCATTTTCAGATTTCAATTCCAACAAGTTTTACATAGTTTAAGTTTGCGAAGGCAAATTCAGATCAGTATCATAAAAAACCAAAAAATTCAAACTGTCTTTAATACCCCAGAATCTGCTCTTAAAGAAGCCCCATTGGTCGCGATCGAGAGCGGACTTGCCAAATAGGTCGCTAAATTGGCAATTTCAGCGGGCTTGATAAAACGCTGCAACAGGATATGTGGATTAGATTGTTGTATAATGGCTTTCTTCATTGCTTCAATTTCGATATTCTGATTAGAAGCTATCTGACTAACAGCTTCTGCAACACCGTCTGAATACGTTGGTCCACCTAAGACGGTATTAACGGTAATTTCAGTTCCTTTGGTGAGCTTTGAAAGCCCGTTCGAAACAGCTGAAAGTGCCGCTTTGGTCATCCCATAATGAATCATATTCTCTGGTACATTGACACCTGATTCACTGCTGATAAAAATGATACGACCCCAGTTTTTCTGTTTCATCTTTGGGAAAAGTTTTTTGGATAGCCGTATCGCACTCATCACGTTAATTTCAAAATAGCGATACCATTTCTCATCGGGAATTTTTTCAAATTCGGCGATATCAAATATGCCCAAATTATTTATCAGAATATCAATTTCGGGTAGCATTTCAAGTAAGCTCGAAACTTCATCTTTTTTATGAAAATCTGCAGCTATACCTGAAATTTCAGCTTCTGGAAATTGTTTTTCAAGCAGCTTTTTGCTCTTTTCTGTTTTCTCTTTATTTCGCCCATTAATAATGACCGAAGCGCCTTCTTCTAAAAGTTGCTGCGCAATTGCAAAGCCAATTCCCTGTGTTGAACCGCTAATAAATGCTTTTTTTCCTTTAAGTTGTAAATTCATTATATGAATATTTATAATGATCGTTCAAAAAATGAATAAAAAAATTTAGTTGATAATTTGTAGTTGTAATTCAATCTGCTGCTGAAGAATTTTTTCATCAGGATACATCCTGCGCAGCGAATTAATACCACACCATAAACTAATTAGATGTTTCGCCAAAACATCAGCGGAAATTTTGGATTTTAAGCTTCCATTTTTCTGCGCTTCAAGAATCGTTTTTTTATAAAGGTTTTCTGTTTCCCTCAATATTAATATCGCTTCTTTTTCTAATTCTTTATCCACAAATGACATTTCTACCAGTGTGTTGGCGATAATACACCCTTTAGCATGTGATTTTTCCGCTTCCGCAGCAAGACTTAAAAAAAAATCTTTAATAAGTTGAACAGGATGCTCACTCTTTTTCAATGTTGATTGAAAAGCTTTCAAATCTTCTTTTCGTTGTGCCAAAGCTTTTTTGAAAAGTTCTTTTTTTCCGCCTTTAAATGTATTGTAAAGACTACCTGCCCCAGCACCTGTTGCTCTACTCAAATCTGATAAAGAAGTAGCACTATAGCCCTTTTTCCAAAAAACTTCCTGGGCTTTAAGTACTATTTCTTGATCTTTAAAAACTGTTGGTCTTCCTTTCATTTATTATTGTAATGATTGATACAAAAATAACAAAAACAACTACATGGAATATTATTTTTTTTGTAATCCTTATAATTTTGCTGATTTAGAAATGGATAGTCAATATAGCCTTGCGCACTGCCACCAAACATCGTTGTGCGGTCCGGATCATTTAATTCGGCATTCAGTTCAAAGCGTTTGGGTAAATCTGGATTGGCCAAGAATAGGGTTCCGAAAGAAACCATATTGGCGATTCCTTTTTCCAATGCTGCTTCGGCTGAAACCTTATCATAACCCGAATTAGCAATCACTGTATGTTTGATCTGTTTTCCGAACTGTTCCAGCTCGTCTACATCTGGGTAATGAGCAGGAGAAGGAAAAGAAGGGCTACGTTTCATCAATTCGACATAGGCGAAATCCAGTTTGTTCAATTCCGCGATCAAATGCGTATAGGTTTTAACCGGTTCATCTAAAATCATATCCCCGTAAGGATGCAAAGGCGAAATTTTAATCCCTACCTTATCACCGCCAACCGCATCGATCAATTCTTGCATTACTTCAACTACAAAACGAACCTTGTTGGGAATGCTTCCCCCATAGTTATCGGTCCGTTGATTGGAACTTTCGGCTAAAAACTGACTCGGTAAATAACCGTTAGCAGCGTGTAATTCAACACCATCAAAACCGGCTTCCATCGCATTTTTAGCAGCTTCCCCATAGTCTTTTAAGGTCTGCTGAATTTCTTCAATGGTGATTTCCTGAGGTGTTTCATAATCCTTCATTCCCTGAGAAGTGAAATGTTGCATTCCGCTGATAGGTATGGCTGATGGCGCCAATGGTAATTTTCCGTTTCTTTCAATAGAATGCGCCACACGCCCCGTATGCCAAAGTTGGGCTATAATAACTCCTCCTTTATCGTGCACGGCTTGTGTTACCTTCTTCCAGGCTTCAACTTGTTCCTTAGTGAAAATACCAGGAGTAAGCGGACTACCGGTAGCTTCTTCACTGATACGTATCGCCTCGCTAAAAATAAGTCCGGCACTGGCTCGTTGGGTATAATATTCCACAGTCATTTCCCCTACTAAACCGTTACTATCGGCCCTGCTGCGGGTCATAGCGGCCATTCCCATTTTATTTTTCAAGGTTAAATTTCCTATTTGTGTTTTTTCTAAAAGTTTCATAATCTTTAGTTTTTTAAATTATTGCTGATTGTATATTGGAAGATAAGTGTCCGCTATAAACGCTTCTGCTGTGGTAGGCGAAGTGGTGAAAACATCTCTTTTCTGATAATTAAAGATCCCATCTTTAACAGCTAAAGCCATTCCTAACAGATTATCCACAAAATCTTCTGAAAATCCATTTCCCAAGAATATGTGTTTGGCCTGTTCTGCAGGAATTTGCACATAAGGCAAGTCGGGCTGACCTATGGCTTTACCAATACTACTGGTAAATTCGGCATAGGTATAATCTCGTGGTCCCATTACCGGGTGCACAGATTTACCTGTAAAATCGAGATTAGATAAATGCGCTGCTGCTACTTGAGCAACATCTTGCGTGGCTACCATAGGTATAGCATGGTCGCCGACTGCTGCGGTTCCGTTAATTCCTTTAGATTTGACTAGGCCAATGGTTCTTAGCCAGTTTTCCATAAAATAAGCTGAGCGAATATGTACGACGTTTACATCTTCTAACTGATTTAATCGTACTTCTTGTTCACCGGTTCCAGCCATCATTCCATTTCCTTCGTGCATATGAGAACCTAAGCTACTCATATTTACAATATGTTTAATCCCTGATTGTTGAATGGCTTCGATGTAGCTGCTTGTGACTTGTCTCTGGTAAGCTCTGGTATTTTCAGCTTTCACATTGTCTGGTAAAATAAGGAATGCGCTATCTACAGTTGCAAAAGTTTTGGTAAGTACGTTTACATCATTTACATCACCGACAATGATTTCTGCTCCCAAATTTTTAAAGTCTTTTAATTTTTCGGGATTTCTTGCCAGTAGTTTTACTTTACGTTTTCCTTCCTCTAAAAGGATTTTAGCGATTTTACTTCCTACTGTTCCGGTGGCTCCCAGAATTACAATTTTTTTCATCTCTTTAATTTTTTTGTTATTATTAATTATGTGCACTACAAAGGTGCGATTAGGCTTTTTTTAAAACTTGTATCAAATCACTGTTCTACTCCTGCTTTTTCCAGGTGGTTCCTTTTTCAAGCTGTCCGCTTTCGAGATCATTTTTTATAATTTCTAGCGCATCACTGAGTGTAGCACGTAATGGTTTTAGGAGTACCAGTTTTACCACAATTTTTGCCAGAAAATTAGTAGAGACCGGGCGATAGATCCATCTAATTTTAGTGCGATTATTTCCTAGATCAGTGAACAACCATTCCCCTTCAATTCGTTTAAGTAATGCAGCGAGTACTTTTGAAGTAAAATGCTCGTTTTTGTAGGAAAAAGAAGTCGGCGCATCAACGGTTAAGAGTGTTTCTTGGGAAGTGGAACCATCTGCAAAGTAAACGGTCCTTTTTAAGCCTGCTTTGTTCCATCCTTGCTTGATACTCGTATCTATAATGGCAGGAATCATTGCATTGCCCCGAAATATGTGCATTAAATTAATTGGTGGGATATAATCGAACGCACGATCTATTTTAGAATTGATGGTGGTTTCTACGATAACTTCAGGATTTGTGTTCCTAATATTGGTACTATTTTCTGTGGTTTTCATTTTCTCTATTTTAAGTTGTTATCTATTTTCCCGATCATAGAAAAACCGGTATCATTCAATTCAGTAATGATGAGTCCGGGATATAAAATCTGTATCCCAAACCCACCGTGCTGCTTCCAATACTTTAGGGAATTTTCTAGTTTAGGTATCATTAGCGCAGCTTATTCGTTAATTTCAACAACTACTTTTCCAATAACCCCACCTTTTTCAGCGTACTTATAGGCTTCTTTAAATTGGTTAAATGGAAACACCTTATTGACTTCAATCTGCAAACCTTCATTTACTGCCTTTATCAGTTTTTCGGTTTGTTTTGTTGAAGGATTTGAAAGGACTACAATATGCTTTTTGGAAGTGAATAGATTATTGAATAGCGAAGCGATAATCTGAATGGGTTGTGGTGTCACGTTTAAAAATGATCCCCTGTTTTTTAATAGCTTTTTGCCATTTTTATAGCTCATTTTTCCCGATAAATCAATCACTACATCATATTTGGTTTGCTTTGAAAAAACATTTTCCTTGCTATAATCGATGACTTTATTAGCGCCCCACTTTTTAGCAAAAGCCAATCCTTTAGTGCTGGCTACAGCAGAGATATTCGCATTTTTTTGTTGTAGTAACTGAAGTAAAAACATCCCAAAACCTCCGGTAGCCCCGTTAACTAAAATTGAAGATTGTGGAGTGATATTTCCCATTTTTTCTAAAGCGGATAAGGCTGCAGTACCCACAACCGGAATAGAAGCTGCTTGCGCAAAACTGATCGCTGCTGGTTTCTTCCAAACCAATGAAGCGCTTACGGCAACATATTCGGCTGATGCACCTTCTTTCATTAAATTTTTTACCACCCCAAAAACTTCATCTCCCTTTTTTAGATGGTTGACTCCAGAGCCGACTTCTTCCACAATACCGGCAAAATCAGCTCCAGTATGTTTAGGGAATTTGGAACCCGACATTAATTTCATTTCCCCTTTTCTGATTTTCCAATCCATCGAATTGATCGAAAACGTCTTTACTTTTATCAGTACCTGATCATTTTTTACGGAAGGTTTGGATTGTTCTACGATGTGTAATACTTCTGAAGTTCCAAATTGGTTGTATGCGATTGCTTTCATAATACTATTTTTTTAATGGTTCATAATGTTATTACAAAGTTGCGTAGAAGAGGTGTCGTAAACTTGTATCAAATCACTGTAATCGTTTTGATCATTTTTATTGATCTATCTTTTAGTAGCGAAATACATTTTTTACCAAATGGTAAATTAGTAGCATCGTCACTATTTGTATCTTTATTCGTATGAAAGAGTTTATAGAGTTTGTCTTACAGTTTGGGGAGCTGAATACCCAGCAGATAAAACTGATAAGTCAGAAAGCAAAAACAATAACACTGGACAAGGATGAATACTTTGCGGAAGCCGGGAAGGTGCTTCACCAGGTTTGTTTTGTGTTGGATGGGATTCTGAGGATTTGCTATTACAACAATAAAGGGGAAGAAATCACTAAGATTTTTGTGGAAGAAAACCATTTGCTCTACGATTTAAAAAATGCACCTTCCACCGAGTATATTCAGGCGGCGACTCCTTGTAAGCTATTGGTTTTTTCGAATACCGACTGGAAAGAAATTACAGATACCATCATCATTTGGGAGTCTATCATTCAAAAAATCACCAATAAAGCACTGGTAGAAAAATTAAAACGGGTAAGCCCGCTTATTGCTCAGGATGCTACCACACGCTATCTGGAATTTTTGGAAAAATATCCAAGCTTAGCCAATCGCATCCCTTTATCCTACATCGCTTCCTATTTAGGGATTACCCAGCAATCTTTAAGCAGAATACGAAAAAATATCCGCTAAATTGCTTTTTACCAAATGGTAAACAGGTTCATCTTTTTATACGGGAACTTTGCAGGATAATTTTAAATAATTAAAAAATGAAAAAGACCATTTTTATCACAGGAGCATCTTCAGGATTAGGGAAAGCTAGTGCTAAATTATTTGCTGAAAAAGGATGGACGGTCATCGCTACGATGCGCCAACCGGAAAAGGAAACCGAACTGACCCAATTCTCAAATGTTCACCTATTGAAATTGGATATTAGCGATGCTAAAGAAATAGCCGAGATTTCGGCAAAAGCTGAAGAAATAAGTCCGATCGATGTGTTGTTGAATAATGCAGGTTATGGATTAATGGGGCCTTTTGAAGGAACCACCGATGACCAACTTGCGCAGCAAATCAACACCAATTTTTTAGGAACAATCTTGGTAACCAAATCCTTCCTCCCCTATTTTAGAGCCAGAAAAAAAGGTAGCATTCTAAGTGTAACTTCTTCAACCGCTAATATTCCCTATCCGTTTGTTGCGGTGTATGCGGCTACCAAAGCTGCTTTAGAAACCTGGACGGAAGGATTGAGCTATGAGCTAAACCACTTTGGTATCGCTATAAAAACAATCGTGCCGGCTTATATGCAAACCAGTTTTGGGAGTAAAGCACAACTGGTTTCCCACCCCGATTATCAGGAGCTTTTCGCAGATTATATGAAAGCTATGCGTGCGGATGCTTCGGCTAAACGTGATACCCCGGAAAGTATCGCTGAAGTTATTTATAGCGCTTCTGAAAGCAAAGATGATCAGTTGCATTATACCCCGGGTGAGCTTTCTGCTAAAGAACATCAATGGCTAAGAAAAGACGGTATAGAAGCCATAATGGATAAAATGAAGCAGCGCTTTTTTGGAAAAAATAGCTAGGTCTTTCATCAGTATCAATACCAACAATTTTTCACCCCCAAAACTGTGATAATTAGTTTTGGGGTTGCCTCATTAACTTTTCCATATGATTTAAAATTCAAATTTCCTCCAATCTATAGTTATCATTTTCAGATGTGATTTATACCATACGAAATGAAATAAGTGATATAATTCAGAAAACACAACCTGCTATCTTTGCTATTAATTGAAAGATTTAAAGAGAACAGGGACTAATAATAGAAATATACAACAACAATATGCTGTGCTCAGTACCATATTCAGAAATTAATTAACCAAGACTATTGTTTTAAACACAGACAGTATAATGCTTATGCCCCTTTTTTCAGAAGGCATGTTATTCAATCAAAAATTAAAAATTTATGTACGATGTAATTATTATAGGAGGTAGTTATGCAGGCTTGGCAGCAGCAATGACAATGGGGAGATCAATCCGTAAAACTTTGGTCATCGACAGCGGTAAACCGTGTAATGCCCAAACACCTTATTCGCATAATTTTATAACGCAAGACGGTGAAAAACCCGGAGCGATAGCTTCTAAAGCAAAACAACAGGTTTTAGCCTACCCTTCAGTAAACTTCAAAGAAGATTTGGTTAATGAAGTATCGGGACATGATGGAAACTTTAAGGTTAGTACACGCTCAAATGAACACTATCAGGCCAAGAAAATCATATTCGCAACCGGCGTAAAAGATATAATGCCTGAAATTGAAGGTTTCCAAGCATGTTGGGGAATTGCAGCTATTCATTGCCCCTACTGCCACGGCTATGAGGTGAGGGATAAGAAAACCGGAATACTGATCAATGATGAAAATGCTTTGAATTTTGCTAAATTGATCCTGAACTGGACAGATGATTTAACCATCTATTCAAACGGAAAAGCGAGGTTTAATTCAGAAGAAATAAAAAATTTGGGGGTACATATTAATGAAAAAGCCATACAGCATATTGAACATAACAAAGGCTATATGAGTCACCTACAATTCCAGGATGGTTCAAAATCAAAATTAGATGCCCTATATCATAGAACAGCTTATGAGCAGCATTGCAAGATCCCAGAGCAATTGGGTTGTGAAATAACAGAAACTGGTCATATTAAAGTGAATGAATTTCAGCAAACTTCAATAGAAGGTATTTATGCGGTTGGTGATTCTTCCAGTCCCCTACGTTCGGTAACATTAGCCAATGCCTCTGGCGCCAAGGCAGCTTTTACGCTTAACCACGAGCTAATTATGGCAAATTATTAATTAATAGTTTATGCAACAATCTAATTATATAAGAATAGCAAGATTACAGGGTGTTGCACTAAATACACTAAATGCTCATATTGTAAATAACAAAGATGAGTACAAAATAATTTTTGTTAGACAGGGGAATCTGTCC is from Zunongwangia endophytica and encodes:
- a CDS encoding Crp/Fnr family transcriptional regulator, coding for MKEFIEFVLQFGELNTQQIKLISQKAKTITLDKDEYFAEAGKVLHQVCFVLDGILRICYYNNKGEEITKIFVEENHLLYDLKNAPSTEYIQAATPCKLLVFSNTDWKEITDTIIIWESIIQKITNKALVEKLKRVSPLIAQDATTRYLEFLEKYPSLANRIPLSYIASYLGITQQSLSRIRKNIR
- a CDS encoding Fic family protein, producing the protein MYNWQFENWPYFEYNSKAIDDIVIEFASETGEVKGIIDSLPADFRQDAIIHIMLDEAIKTSAIEGEYYSRQDVMSSIKNRLGIGDGTNIRDINARGIAELMVEVRENFSATLSEQMIEGWHTMLFNRSRYIQEGNYRSGEEPMLIVSGRYGKEEVHYEAPPSHCVPVEMKQFIQWYEEFNIENNNIRESLIKTAIAHLYFETIHPFEDGNGRIGRAIVDKCLSESLGRVLVLSISTAIEQNKRDYYEALKTAQRSMDITDWIVYFCETILSAQKSAKAIIRFILMKAKFLDQHRENLNDRQFKVILKMFDRGIDSFEGGMTAKKYISVTKTSKATATRDLQDMVSKEILRPIGGGRSIHYYLNLPD
- a CDS encoding FecR family protein encodes the protein MNAEIESIIVKFFCKEATAQELDKLELWLRSSDNTKLFRELLRLNFAIDNSLKHFNDDKVHQLLREHIKSDQNAKKRKKRRKHSLYTLAAIAIIAVAGVFYLKFEKNNFDEKNVTPNIVETPTGTPGAILTLEDGAEVILKKGDAYQIKGIKSDGKQLIYNDNQDAKKIAYNYLTVPRGAQFELKLSDGTKVWLNSDSKLKYPESFIEGKSRSVYLLYGEAYFEVSPSDLHHGSLFEVHNEGRVIQVLGTQFNVKSYKEETKTYTTLVEGNILLKSRDKKYALKPNDQMIYSRGKGEFKKQQVNVYNEISWKDGVFSFEDKKLKDIIQVLARWYDVKFDLKNHQLGEEEFVGVLSKDQEIEEILESIKSSGIINSYQIKQKLIIIN
- a CDS encoding RNA polymerase sigma factor, whose product is MTKTFSDNVCLINSLKKGNEDAYKYLINIYHHKLYVYACHLIADKDLAEDIVQNVFIKIWKNKENLKPTLSIKNLLYKSVYNEFLDQYRKNKKTIYLEKKYIDTLSSIVEEESEHSLDQLIAIVRNEIEKLPPKCKQTFLLSKKEGLTNTEIADYLNISIKSVEKHITKAFSTLRLKVGDANSHIFLFLHKLI
- a CDS encoding alkene reductase, producing MKLLEKTQIGNLTLKNKMGMAAMTRSRADSNGLVGEMTVEYYTQRASAGLIFSEAIRISEEATGSPLTPGIFTKEQVEAWKKVTQAVHDKGGVIIAQLWHTGRVAHSIERNGKLPLAPSAIPISGMQHFTSQGMKDYETPQEITIEEIQQTLKDYGEAAKNAMEAGFDGVELHAANGYLPSQFLAESSNQRTDNYGGSIPNKVRFVVEVMQELIDAVGGDKVGIKISPLHPYGDMILDEPVKTYTHLIAELNKLDFAYVELMKRSPSFPSPAHYPDVDELEQFGKQIKHTVIANSGYDKVSAEAALEKGIANMVSFGTLFLANPDLPKRFELNAELNDPDRTTMFGGSAQGYIDYPFLNQQNYKDYKKNNIPCSCFCYFCINHYNNK
- a CDS encoding SDR family oxidoreductase → MKKTIFITGASSGLGKASAKLFAEKGWTVIATMRQPEKETELTQFSNVHLLKLDISDAKEIAEISAKAEEISPIDVLLNNAGYGLMGPFEGTTDDQLAQQINTNFLGTILVTKSFLPYFRARKKGSILSVTSSTANIPYPFVAVYAATKAALETWTEGLSYELNHFGIAIKTIVPAYMQTSFGSKAQLVSHPDYQELFADYMKAMRADASAKRDTPESIAEVIYSASESKDDQLHYTPGELSAKEHQWLRKDGIEAIMDKMKQRFFGKNS
- a CDS encoding SDR family NAD(P)-dependent oxidoreductase — translated: MNLQLKGKKAFISGSTQGIGFAIAQQLLEEGASVIINGRNKEKTEKSKKLLEKQFPEAEISGIAADFHKKDEVSSLLEMLPEIDILINNLGIFDIAEFEKIPDEKWYRYFEINVMSAIRLSKKLFPKMKQKNWGRIIFISSESGVNVPENMIHYGMTKAALSAVSNGLSKLTKGTEITVNTVLGGPTYSDGVAEAVSQIASNQNIEIEAMKKAIIQQSNPHILLQRFIKPAEIANLATYLASPLSIATNGASLRADSGVLKTV
- a CDS encoding NAD(P)-dependent alcohol dehydrogenase; this encodes MKAIAYNQFGTSEVLHIVEQSKPSVKNDQVLIKVKTFSINSMDWKIRKGEMKLMSGSKFPKHTGADFAGIVEEVGSGVNHLKKGDEVFGVVKNLMKEGASAEYVAVSASLVWKKPAAISFAQAASIPVVGTAALSALEKMGNITPQSSILVNGATGGFGMFLLQLLQQKNANISAVASTKGLAFAKKWGANKVIDYSKENVFSKQTKYDVVIDLSGKMSYKNGKKLLKNRGSFLNVTPQPIQIIASLFNNLFTSKKHIVVLSNPSTKQTEKLIKAVNEGLQIEVNKVFPFNQFKEAYKYAEKGGVIGKVVVEINE
- a CDS encoding TetR/AcrR family transcriptional regulator, with product MKGRPTVFKDQEIVLKAQEVFWKKGYSATSLSDLSRATGAGAGSLYNTFKGGKKELFKKALAQRKEDLKAFQSTLKKSEHPVQLIKDFFLSLAAEAEKSHAKGCIIANTLVEMSFVDKELEKEAILILRETENLYKKTILEAQKNGSLKSKISADVLAKHLISLWCGINSLRRMYPDEKILQQQIELQLQIIN
- a CDS encoding NAD(P)H-binding protein, whose protein sequence is MKKIVILGATGTVGSKIAKILLEEGKRKVKLLARNPEKLKDFKNLGAEIIVGDVNDVNVLTKTFATVDSAFLILPDNVKAENTRAYQRQVTSSYIEAIQQSGIKHIVNMSSLGSHMHEGNGMMAGTGEQEVRLNQLEDVNVVHIRSAYFMENWLRTIGLVKSKGINGTAAVGDHAIPMVATQDVAQVAAAHLSNLDFTGKSVHPVMGPRDYTYAEFTSSIGKAIGQPDLPYVQIPAEQAKHIFLGNGFSEDFVDNLLGMALAVKDGIFNYQKRDVFTTSPTTAEAFIADTYLPIYNQQ